The genomic region aatatctaAGTACTAACACAGAACAGAAGATTATGCTTTATGCAATTTTATGCAAGTTTCAATCATTTTAACTTAATtcatttatataaataatatggAATTCAgttatattttacatttgtgCTGAAGTATCAACATAATGTTTGTGTAAATACTGtaacttttttggaaaaaccAAACTTATTCACTATTACAAAATCAATATTATGCAGTCAATATATTGCTGAATTACGAATCAGTCTTGTTTAAGAAATTGTTCTAATTGTATCATACTGgatgatttaaaaacatttttaaaagcagGATTCTTAAAGGAATCATTACATTGTATTAGTACAGCATGGTGAACAATATTTCTAATACAATGTTTTCAATAAAGCTGTAGGGACTGTGTGTTTTATATTATACTTGTAGCTTATGAATGGTAAATGTTGGatatttgaaaatgaaaaactttgaaaaattTTATACTTTTTATACTTTTAATTCTGCAGGTCAAAGAAGAGAAAGAACAACAACCCTGACAAAAGATGTCTGACATAATTCACCAAAACTCAACTCAAAACTCTCTTATTCATCCTCAGATTTTTTTCATCACTGGTTTTTCTAACATTCCACATGCAAAATACTACTTTATTTTCTTATGTTGCATCTATATAATCACTGTCCTGGCGAACACTTTTGTCACACTCATTATTTATGTAGACCGTTCTCTTCACATCCCAAAATATATGGCTATTTTTAACTTAGCAGTAGCTGACTTGGGTGAGAGCACAGCTATTTTTCCGAATGTGATTAACGTCTGTCTGTTAAATATACAGCAAATAACCTATGAGGCCTGCTTGACTAACATGTTTTTTGTATTCTTCTTTAACTCCATGCAGTCATTCACACTTCTGCTTCTAGCATATGACAGGTTTGTTGCAATTTGCTTCCCACTGAGATACCACAGCATTGTCACAAACACTTCAATGGGCATTATTCTCACTGTGGCATGGGGAATTAATTTTATGCTTTTGTGTCTTGCCGTTGCTTTGATCACCAGACTgtctttctgtaaatccacaatTATTGATAGCTACTTCTGTGACCATGGGCCGCTATACAGACTGGCCTGCAATGACAATCTACCAAATAATATATTAGGAATAGTGTACATGatcttatatttatttttaccctTAATTGTGATTGGTTTATCTTATGCATGTATTTTGCTATCATTGTTTAAAATTGCATCATGGGAAGGACACTGGAAAGCCTTAAAGACCTGCTTTTCCCACCTAATATTAGTGTCTGTATATTATTTTCCAATATTGGGTATTTACATAGCTGCAATGGCCGGCTCTGTCCACCGCAATGCAAGGATAATTAATATATCACTCTCCTATGCCATTCCTGCCATGTTAAACCCCATTGTGTATTCTCTGAACACTGCTGAGATCAaggattttataaaaaaaattatcagaAGAAATAAGCACAGAGTTCAAGAAGCCACATCAGATAGACATTCGACATTACTCTAAAATTTCCCCATTCGGAGATTCATTCTGTTCACTGTGTTGGAgtagtttgtttttgttgttttagtTTCAATGAGATGGGTTAGTTTAGGGTTTCTCAGCCCTGGTCCTAGAAGGCCAGAATCCAACATACTATGCAGATTTCCTTGATGAAACACatcttaatcagctaattatcAGGTTTAGTAGCTGTGTTTGAAtatggaaatctgcaaactctaTTGGATTTtgggctttctggacctgaattggGGAACCTTGGGTTAGTTGGTTACATGCAAATCTATGAAACATGAACATctgaatgtaaacagttttatactatatgtgtgtatatgtatgtacttAAGCAGTGAGTATCAAATTTTCTTGTGTGTTCTTTACAGTGTGATTAGTCTATAAaaactgtttttattttgtacagCATCTGCACAAATCACATTACCTGCGCTCAGTTCAGCAGTGCTTAATTTTAGGAATGCATAGTTAGGGGCAAAGCACCATAGGTGATAGGCACCTATTACAACCGTTGATATATTTcactattattactattatactTTCTGtcatgggagtctatggcacCCATAGAACTGATTggtaactttttttgaaatttgGCAATTGATAGAGGACAGTTCAAACTGTTCATACACCAAATTTGGAGTCAATCCATTCATCCTTATAGTTATTCTTATTTTTATAAAGCTTAATCTGGCACTTTTTGCAACATAAATGTGATTGTTTCAGAATTAGCTGAATTCATTTTCATCCAACGTGTATGAAACTATTAAACTTAGGGTACTtaaatttaaaatgtgattGTAAGCAAATATGCCACTtcgtatatttatatattttttaatattagTAATGTTTATTACTTTACCCATTGAAATATATTTCTTTCTATTAAAGAAACAGCTATTGTCCTTTTAGGGTATTAGGTATGGGCTGATATTTGTGCCACTAGAAACTGAATATGAATAATGTATGTTTTAATCTGCAGTTGTTGCATTAAAAAACTGAATCTGAATAATGAATCTGATTCCAATAACTTGAAGCTGCATTTATCCTACCTGGAACATGTGCCACTCTGTATTTACAAATTCACTTCTCCAAATTCAATTTCAGTTCTCACAATTGAATTTCAATTTATTGAGACTCACAATCCAGGTCCATGAGGAAAATTTATCGACTTTTTCTCACAACGCAACCCATTTCCACGTTACGACAATTCTGCAGGTCAGGGTAAAGTGGAAGCGTGTGCCAGGGTGTCACAAGCGCAAATGCGGGATCATATACGCAGTCACCATATACGTAATAAAAATTAAGCAGTACCAGCACTGCTAAATTTGAATCTTTATCATACCACTGTCACGGGTTGTCAGCCGCTCGGGCTGGTTATCGCACCGCTTGGGGGGCGGCAGCTGTTCCGCAAGGAGGGGCTCTGGGTCCGGGAAGACAAAGGGctcgtcctcttcatcctcgctCGGAACCCAGAGCCTCGCCAGGGAGCAGGGTCCCAGACCGTACGGTCCCAGGTCGGGacccaggacgagctcctcctcctcttgagGGAGTCaggggctggagagcgagcaggcgccgagatagATTGGCTCTTCCGGGAGCTTCTTCCTCCTTCCCTTTTTGAGGTCCGTCATTGTGTCATGGGTGTACGGCCGgccggcaggcaggcaggcaggcaggcatcaaagacgagggcacgaacatcgactgacatcaatgacggacaagggaaaccggggagaccaggacttaaatacacaggactaatcaaagtaactagacaaagctggagacgatcagggaaatacacgtgggtaatcagggggcgtggcacacacgaggagcggacgagccgggcatgacaaccaCCACTTCTCACAAGTTGCCAGTACTCTGCTACTCAGAGACAAGCGTCTGTTGTTCCCAACACCCCCGCCGCAGTTCTCACGGTCAACTGCTGTAGTCCTCGAGACTGGTCTTGGTCTCGATACTGGTCTCGAGACCGATTTTTTGTGGTTTCAGTCTTGTCTTGGTCTCGACTCTAATGGTCTCGGTCTTGCCTTGGTCTCGGACATAGCGGTCACGATgggatggggaaaaaaagagaaaacagcGCAATATCATTATTTATTACGTGCCTCAATTCAAATGCAACCAGTCAGATGCATCTATTTTAAAAACGTTACATTGTATACATTTTCTCAACAGATACTGCCAGCACTTCACAGTCCACACACATTATACACATCGCATCATAGCGAAGTCAGCAAAGAAATGTCCAAAAATGACCGCGAAGTCGGCAGTAATTAACTTTGGCTTTACAGAACACAAAGAGTATATTTTCAAAACGTCCCAGAAAAAGAAACATTCTGCTTTATGCCGATTTTGTCAAACCACCTTGACGGAGACTGCTGTGTGGgtgtattttttaattattacagTGGTGTTATTTGACATAATAAATCGTCATTGATTTTATATAGCATCTGTCTATGGGCTTTGTGTTGAGCAAGCATTCGTTCTGTGCTAAATGGTAAGTAATTTTAGTGACGTTGATATCGAAGTGTAAAGATTACAGTGGGAGAATTCCagtttagggggcggcatggtggtgcagtggttagcactgttgcctcacacctctgggactcaggttcgagtctccgcctgggtcacatgtgtgtggagtttgcatgttctccccatgtcgtcatggggtttcctccgggtactccattttccctccacagtccaaaattatgctgaggctgactggagttcctaaattgcccgtaggtgtgcatccccatcctgggttgttccctgcctcatgcccattgcttctgggataggctccggacccctcgcgacccagtaggataagcggtttggaaaatggatggatggatggaattccaGTTTATCTATTAATGGATACAACAAAGTCTATAGCATAATTATAATTCAAATAAATTAGGTATTTTACATTCATTAGAAAGCACGGTCTTAGAGGTGCAAGTCAATCTGGAGGTTCATTCTCTCCAATTCAAAGCAAGGAATCATTACATAGCCATATTCTTAGCTTACCCGAGGCCTCTGTCCCTGGTATAAGAGACTTAATATGAACATTTTTCTGGTACATTCCATCTCTTTCCCTTGACGGGGTCTGATAAAATGGTTATAGGAGAGGATTGCTGAGAATATTATTTTCCATCAGGTCTCGTAACCATGACAAATCTGGGAGATTTTAAATGAGAGACATATGAACAATATAATTGAAAAAGATAACATGAATTTGATTTAACAAGTAAAGACACTTTGCAGCAATGCCTTTTTTCTCTACAGTTGATCTGAGTAATGTGATGTCAGTTCTAGCACTAGCCTGTATTCGGTCTTGGTCTTAACCAGACTTGGTCTTGGTCTCGCCTTAGTGTGTCTTGGTCTTGATTTTGGTACCCTCAAGTTTCGGTAGTGTCTTGGTCTTGATACCCTCCTGTCTCGGCAATGTCTTGGTCTCGGTTTAAGCGGTCTTGACTACAACACTACAATACAGTAGCGACACTTTTATTTCTCCACTTCGAGCACTGCTTATACAGATCACCATATTAAACGCTAGTTCAACTGATGCTCCCGGTTATTAGCACAGTACACAAAGAGCGCTGTAGACATGCAGCAGACCAGAAGCATAGCACTTCAAACCCActttataattttacatttaGATCGATACAGGGGTACGTGTAGATCTTCAGATTCAGCCTTTATTGCAACAGGTTACATTCAAGGCTGGACACCTTGCAGAAGTTGTTAGGacttgttgcacattgtctggcTAGATGGTTAATAATATCTATACTATATTGgcaaaaatattgggacatccctccaaatcattgaaaatCATATGATCCAATCACTTCTATAGCTACAGATGTATAAGATCAAGCacttaggcatgcagactgcttttaCGAACATTTGCAAAATAATGGTTCACTCTCAAGAGGTCAGTGAATTTAAGCATAGTACCATGATAGGATGCTGCaagtgcaataagtccattcgtgaaatttcgatgctactaaatattccacagacAAGTGGAAACAGTAGGGAGCAACAGCACCTCGAAGTAGTAGGCTTCGTAAAATTACAGAGCGGGAACAACCCATACTGAGGTGCAGAGTGTGCAGAAgttgccaactgtctgcagagttaatagctacagacctccaaactccatgtggccttcagattagctcaagaacagtgtgtaGAGAACTTAATGGAaggggtttccatggccgagcggctGCATCCAAACCGTACATCACCAATTGCAATACAAAGCGACAGATACAGTGTTGCAAAGCACGCCACCCCTGTACTCTAGAGCGGAGGATATATGTTCTCTGGAGTAACAAATCACACTTTTCTGTCTGGCAACCCAATGgaagagtctgggtttggcagttgcCAGTGCGAGATGCCTTGAAAACACTACTTGCCTAACTGCATTGTGCAAAAGGTAAATactggaggggggattatggtgtggggcttGGCCGCTTAGATCCAGTGAAAGGaattcttaatgctgcagcattcaaagccattttgcataatttcatgttcccaactttgtgggaacaatttggggatggcccctctGATCCTTGCCTAGACCCTCATCATTGACCAACACTAATAGCCTGACCTGTGCCTTGATCCTGAATTTTGAGTACTGCCTCTGTCTGCCGTCAACCGACGCTGATCGCCTGACCTGTGCCTGGATTTCAATTACTGCTTCTGCCCACTGCCGACCGACACCAACCTGTGCCTGGATCACAGATTTCAAATGCTGCCTATTTACAATGTCGACCAACCTCGATCGCCAAGAAACACCTTTATCCTCCCTCGAAATCTTTGATAACAGTAATACCGATGGTGTGACACATTTGGAAATAAAAATCATGCTTACCTACAGTAACTGACCTGCACTAGCGTCTACCTTTCGTGGTTCCTCACAGAGAGTTCCTTTTGCGTCCCCCAATGCAGTAGCTGTGATAGGGAACAACTCCCTGACATGGTTAGAGGCCAAAACGGCACTGCTTAGATGTGCTCTGCGATCAGAAAAGGATGCAGTTGGTGCTATCTAATGGAGAGAGTTCCACAAGACATCAGCTGCCTCACTGCAAATGACAGTGCGAGATGCCTTGAACTAAGCCATGGACGAGGAGCTGCAATGAGATGAGTGAGTTTTCCTCCTGGTGAAGAGGTTGCTCAGTATGATGGGGTGTACAAATCTAGCAGGGGTCTGTGGAAGAAATACTGTATGGTAAGAAA from Brienomyrus brachyistius isolate T26 chromosome 17, BBRACH_0.4, whole genome shotgun sequence harbors:
- the LOC125712022 gene encoding olfactory receptor 1-like: MSDIIHQNSTQNSLIHPQIFFITGFSNIPHAKYYFIFLCCIYIITVLANTFVTLIIYVDRSLHIPKYMAIFNLAVADLGESTAIFPNVINVCLLNIQQITYEACLTNMFFVFFFNSMQSFTLLLLAYDRFVAICFPLRYHSIVTNTSMGIILTVAWGINFMLLCLAVALITRLSFCKSTIIDSYFCDHGPLYRLACNDNLPNNILGIVYMILYLFLPLIVIGLSYACILLSLFKIASWEGHWKALKTCFSHLILVSVYYFPILGIYIAAMAGSVHRNARIINISLSYAIPAMLNPIVYSLNTAEIKDFIKKIIRRNKHRVQEATSDRHSTLL